The following are encoded together in the Tepidiforma bonchosmolovskayae genome:
- the cas7g gene encoding type I-G CRISPR-associated RAMP protein Csb1/Cas7g, with the protein MAVHMADLDALYERLAAAVTLQSDDAAIRIRAEYEPQAGPGAKVFPPTYMESNGTRYHFERRWSPEGTPVEVVVLDSYQSQANRCEAALDRVADRLRLPRILWRFELDGNVLELSNLSVPHRSRDAYIIHGIVGGKKFGETEVGKALNDATDSSLDAYLAFSPTDLIYGFWDSWQGKRTQLRIARSYTSEMIGWQPERGRRAAIKIDPLVLPAEYEVNRSDWQGIGESKKSKSQVTTLSNLGYGTNPKAGTPQDEFGGVAVRSISRLGVLSLTGLARLRFRDEAVNRAGRTALAALALAGDRLAFGGAGIHLRSGSDLVLRNESLEWVQRGARTEPLELSRDDAVQLVDLARERLAAAGVAWQAEPVVVSPSGPLAEVIRNVLTARGLDDAEG; encoded by the coding sequence ATGGCCGTGCACATGGCGGATCTCGATGCACTGTACGAACGGCTCGCAGCGGCGGTGACGCTCCAGAGCGACGACGCGGCAATCCGCATCCGCGCAGAATACGAACCGCAGGCCGGTCCCGGCGCCAAGGTCTTCCCCCCGACCTACATGGAGAGCAACGGGACGCGCTACCACTTCGAGCGCCGCTGGTCGCCCGAAGGCACCCCGGTCGAGGTCGTCGTCCTCGACTCCTACCAGTCCCAGGCCAACCGGTGCGAAGCCGCCCTCGACCGCGTGGCCGACCGGCTCCGGCTGCCCCGCATCTTGTGGCGTTTCGAACTCGATGGCAACGTTCTTGAGCTCAGCAACCTCTCAGTGCCACACCGAAGCCGAGACGCCTACATAATCCATGGGATAGTGGGAGGAAAAAAATTTGGAGAAACAGAGGTCGGTAAGGCACTGAATGACGCTACGGACTCATCCTTGGATGCCTACCTTGCCTTCAGTCCGACCGATTTGATCTACGGCTTCTGGGACTCCTGGCAAGGAAAAAGGACGCAACTAAGGATAGCGCGTTCGTACACTTCCGAGATGATCGGCTGGCAACCTGAGCGTGGAAGAAGAGCTGCCATTAAGATTGATCCTCTAGTACTGCCAGCGGAGTACGAGGTTAATCGTTCAGACTGGCAAGGCATCGGTGAGTCGAAAAAGAGTAAATCACAGGTGACCACCCTGTCCAATTTGGGGTACGGTACCAATCCAAAGGCCGGTACTCCTCAAGATGAGTTCGGCGGCGTCGCCGTCCGCTCCATCTCCCGGCTCGGCGTCCTCTCGCTCACCGGCCTCGCGCGGCTCCGCTTCCGCGACGAAGCGGTGAACCGCGCTGGCCGCACAGCGCTTGCAGCACTCGCCCTCGCCGGCGACCGGCTCGCCTTCGGCGGCGCCGGCATCCACCTCCGCTCAGGCTCCGACCTCGTCCTGCGCAACGAATCCCTGGAGTGGGTCCAGCGCGGCGCCCGGACCGAGCCGCTCGAACTCTCGCGCGATGACGCCGTGCAGCTTGTCGACCTCGCTCGCGAGCGGCTCGCCGCGGCTGGCGTCGCCTGGCAGGCTGAACCCGTGGTCGTCTCGCCATCCGGGCCGCTCGCCGAGGTCATCCGCAACGTCCTCACTGCCCGGGGCCTCGACGACGCCGAGGGCTGA
- the csb2 gene encoding type I-G CRISPR-associated protein Csb2, with protein MLAIRCQLLGETFEGGAPEDPGAAEWPPSWMRLFSALVAVADHTDPPEVELLEKLEQLQPPAIVADPPALADAPEMAFERQAWVPINKTAKKVEEAKSTSLPGRLANGARGWARFVPRSPDILYSWEDDPLTDAERALLASLCRRVPYLGRSTSPVIVEVVDAGVLEEGVLVPASSREEDPESTDLPTYPVRVPFSGALAALRDAHERKNAGKPGDPWAVGAYVDYRPRVRRSHPPTIRGPFRELVIFALGGPQRDGRHAVEFTDLLRKAVMANLPRPLPAVHGHGPSESPRCAFLALPFVGHPHADGHIIGLAVAVPELEPADLRDLWWALGATAERGLSSPVLGQFTLQRLAPVEQRRAPLALQAWRWTRPSDTWVTAYPAVLDRFVKDRTEIPALIRQTILNSGLPEPVEITSALRPFSGTLPGALDLHPRETTRPGHREGFRPYRHLYLRFAAPVRGPVVIGSMRHYGLGLCVPVTSPATSAAREAEPRDA; from the coding sequence ATGCTCGCCATCCGGTGCCAGCTCCTCGGCGAAACCTTCGAGGGCGGCGCGCCCGAGGACCCGGGCGCTGCGGAGTGGCCGCCCTCGTGGATGCGGCTCTTCTCCGCCCTCGTCGCCGTGGCCGACCACACCGACCCGCCCGAAGTCGAGCTCCTCGAAAAGCTTGAACAGCTCCAGCCGCCCGCCATCGTCGCCGATCCCCCGGCCCTCGCCGATGCCCCGGAGATGGCGTTCGAACGCCAGGCCTGGGTCCCGATCAATAAGACCGCGAAAAAAGTCGAAGAGGCGAAGTCGACCAGCCTGCCCGGCAGGTTAGCAAACGGCGCCCGCGGCTGGGCGCGCTTCGTGCCCCGCTCGCCCGACATCCTCTATAGCTGGGAGGACGACCCGCTCACCGACGCCGAGCGCGCCCTCCTGGCGTCACTCTGCCGTCGCGTTCCCTACCTCGGACGTTCGACCTCCCCGGTCATCGTCGAGGTCGTCGACGCGGGGGTCCTCGAAGAAGGTGTCCTCGTCCCGGCCAGCTCCCGGGAAGAAGACCCGGAGAGCACGGACCTTCCCACCTACCCGGTCCGCGTGCCCTTCAGCGGCGCCCTGGCAGCACTCCGGGATGCCCACGAGCGGAAAAACGCCGGGAAACCGGGCGACCCCTGGGCAGTGGGCGCCTACGTCGACTACCGGCCCCGTGTCCGCCGCTCGCATCCTCCCACAATCCGCGGCCCGTTCCGCGAACTCGTCATCTTCGCCCTCGGCGGCCCACAGCGCGACGGTCGCCATGCCGTCGAGTTCACCGACCTCCTCCGCAAGGCGGTCATGGCGAACCTCCCCCGGCCCCTCCCTGCCGTGCACGGGCACGGCCCGTCCGAATCACCGCGCTGCGCATTCCTCGCGCTGCCGTTCGTCGGCCACCCCCACGCCGATGGCCACATCATCGGCCTGGCTGTCGCCGTCCCGGAACTGGAACCGGCCGACCTCCGCGACCTCTGGTGGGCGCTGGGCGCCACCGCCGAGCGCGGCCTCTCTTCGCCCGTACTGGGACAGTTCACGCTGCAGCGGCTTGCGCCCGTGGAACAGCGGCGCGCCCCGCTGGCGCTCCAGGCCTGGCGGTGGACCCGGCCGTCCGATACCTGGGTCACGGCCTACCCCGCCGTCCTCGACCGGTTCGTAAAGGACCGGACGGAGATACCTGCCCTCATCCGGCAAACCATCCTGAACTCCGGTCTCCCCGAGCCCGTCGAAATCACCTCCGCGCTGCGGCCCTTTTCCGGCACGCTGCCCGGCGCCCTCGACCTTCACCCGCGGGAGACCACCCGCCCCGGCCACCGCGAGGGGTTCCGGCCCTACCGGCACCTCTACCTCCGATTCGCCGCGCCGGTCAGGGGGCCGGTCGTGATCGGGTCGATGCGCCACTACGGCCTTGGCCTCTGCGTTCCCGTCACCTCACCCGCCACCTCCGCAGCACGTGAGGCCGAACCGCGCGATGCTTGA
- the cas3g gene encoding type I-G CRISPR-associated helicase/endonuclease Cas3g, whose product MLEPAAFPAFFREVTGREPFPWQVRLAERLCGGEVPDLVDVPTGLGKTSVIIAWAFALAASLEDRGPAARTLPLRLIYVVDRRVIVDSSYELARQLVERLDPAAPAGPVAARVAAALQGLAGADARPLEAVRMRGGVTWDARWLDRPHQPAVVVSTVDQFGSRLLFRGYGVTPSMAPINAALCGLDAWVVVDEAHIAEPLAETLDRVRRLQRASAEAALPHLRHTLMSATARTAGSANDRLTATLETETAAVSPAAQVAQRRLTVPKPTELEEVNVRGKGVERYRALGAELAQRLAGFAEAPGRYAVLCNTVQAARAAFEHLEKRRPGAAWLLTGRVREFERERLVPAILDQFRSGSPPPGAALSLVATQTVEVGADLDFDAIVTECAPLASLVQRFGRVRRMGNPHEAVSRIVYCPQTHDEDPIYGRATQTTWKFLEQASPGASLDFSYRGVLQLRRQAPPDADVDPTFTPVLLGAHVERWAQTSPLPAVDQPVAPFLHGFQRGGAPQVYVAWRAFPRDVDPQDWAGWLDLAPVSDWETVAVPLAEARAFLAGTPSESIDADIESAASEQAGAEDRSNGRVARAVLYAGPDEPPAPVQSPSTLQPNATIIVDSFEGGHDRWGWTGRRSDPAAPRPVPDVADLAPSRRRRSLRLAPSIALSHATEPEAEARILDAWARLDPEDLDGTLPAICEAFASLVPEPLAGLYRDAAEGIRQRRWDAYLPEREPETGRWRVAEAGRPVVRLVEQREVSATSADRSDDDALSTSLSAGTPVPLIDHSTRVGDLARDFAERLGLAPDLVRAVELAGRFHDIGKAEPRFQAALYDGDALAALAGTPRAKSGRDPRDPVARNAHRLAQLPPGFRHEAVSARLVRALARARPDLFDGVDLDLVHYLVVAHHGRGRPLLPPIDDANAPETTLDIEGVTVSVPGERYQVDWEHPARFEQLNDRYGWWGLALLETIVRLADMKDSELAAARGSGADAGEVPPLSASPLPPGGSHA is encoded by the coding sequence ATGCTTGAGCCAGCGGCCTTTCCGGCATTCTTCCGCGAGGTGACCGGCCGGGAGCCGTTCCCCTGGCAGGTGCGGCTCGCTGAACGGCTCTGCGGCGGCGAGGTCCCGGACCTCGTCGACGTGCCCACCGGCCTCGGCAAAACGTCGGTCATCATCGCATGGGCGTTCGCCCTTGCCGCCTCGCTCGAAGACCGCGGGCCGGCTGCGCGCACCCTCCCCCTGCGCCTCATCTACGTCGTTGACCGCCGCGTCATCGTCGATAGCAGCTACGAGCTCGCTCGCCAGCTCGTCGAGCGGCTCGACCCGGCCGCACCGGCCGGCCCGGTTGCTGCCCGCGTCGCCGCCGCCCTGCAGGGCCTGGCCGGCGCCGATGCCCGGCCCCTCGAAGCCGTCCGCATGCGCGGCGGCGTGACGTGGGACGCCCGCTGGCTCGACCGCCCGCACCAGCCCGCCGTTGTCGTCAGCACCGTCGACCAGTTCGGCTCCCGGCTGCTCTTCCGCGGCTATGGCGTCACCCCGTCGATGGCGCCCATCAACGCCGCCCTCTGCGGTCTCGACGCCTGGGTCGTCGTCGACGAAGCCCACATCGCCGAGCCCCTGGCCGAAACGCTCGACCGGGTCCGCCGGCTCCAGCGCGCCTCCGCCGAAGCTGCCCTGCCGCATCTGCGGCACACCCTCATGAGCGCAACAGCCCGGACCGCCGGCAGCGCCAACGACCGGCTGACCGCCACTCTGGAAACTGAAACGGCCGCCGTTTCGCCGGCCGCGCAGGTCGCGCAGCGGCGCCTCACGGTCCCGAAGCCGACGGAATTGGAGGAGGTCAACGTCCGCGGCAAGGGCGTCGAGCGCTACCGGGCGCTTGGCGCCGAACTCGCGCAGCGGCTCGCCGGGTTCGCCGAGGCGCCCGGCCGCTACGCCGTCCTGTGCAACACCGTCCAGGCCGCCCGGGCTGCCTTCGAGCACCTCGAAAAGCGCCGACCCGGCGCTGCCTGGCTCCTGACCGGCCGGGTCCGCGAGTTCGAACGCGAACGCCTCGTCCCCGCAATCCTCGACCAGTTCCGCAGCGGCAGCCCGCCCCCCGGCGCGGCGCTCAGCCTCGTCGCCACGCAGACGGTCGAAGTCGGCGCCGACCTCGATTTTGACGCCATCGTCACCGAGTGCGCCCCGCTCGCATCCCTCGTCCAGCGCTTCGGCCGCGTCCGACGCATGGGCAATCCCCACGAGGCGGTCTCGCGCATCGTCTACTGCCCGCAGACCCACGACGAAGACCCCATCTACGGCAGGGCCACGCAGACGACCTGGAAATTCCTCGAGCAGGCCTCCCCCGGCGCCAGCCTCGACTTCTCCTACCGCGGTGTCCTCCAGCTCCGCCGGCAAGCCCCGCCCGACGCCGATGTCGACCCGACCTTCACCCCGGTCCTCCTCGGCGCCCACGTCGAGCGCTGGGCCCAAACCTCGCCCCTCCCTGCCGTCGACCAGCCCGTGGCCCCGTTCCTGCACGGCTTCCAGCGCGGCGGTGCCCCGCAGGTCTACGTCGCATGGCGGGCCTTCCCCCGGGACGTCGACCCGCAAGACTGGGCGGGCTGGCTCGACCTCGCCCCCGTCAGCGACTGGGAGACCGTTGCCGTCCCCCTCGCCGAGGCGCGCGCCTTTCTTGCGGGCACACCATCCGAGTCGATCGATGCCGACATCGAATCCGCCGCCAGCGAGCAGGCCGGGGCCGAGGACCGGTCGAACGGCCGCGTTGCCCGCGCTGTCCTCTACGCCGGGCCCGACGAACCGCCTGCCCCGGTCCAGTCCCCCAGTACACTCCAGCCGAACGCCACCATCATCGTCGATAGCTTCGAGGGCGGGCACGACCGCTGGGGATGGACCGGCCGCCGCAGCGACCCTGCCGCCCCCCGGCCCGTGCCCGATGTCGCCGACCTCGCGCCCTCCCGCCGCCGGCGTTCCCTTCGCCTCGCGCCGTCCATCGCCCTCTCCCACGCCACCGAACCGGAGGCCGAAGCCCGTATCCTCGACGCCTGGGCCCGCCTCGACCCGGAGGACCTCGACGGTACCCTTCCCGCCATCTGCGAGGCCTTCGCGTCCCTCGTCCCCGAGCCCCTCGCCGGACTCTACCGCGACGCCGCCGAGGGCATCCGCCAGCGCCGGTGGGATGCGTACCTCCCCGAACGGGAACCGGAGACCGGCCGCTGGCGCGTCGCCGAAGCCGGCAGGCCCGTCGTCCGCCTCGTTGAGCAGCGCGAGGTGTCCGCCACCAGCGCGGACCGCTCCGACGACGACGCGCTCTCGACATCCCTCTCCGCCGGCACGCCCGTGCCGCTCATCGACCACTCCACCCGCGTCGGTGACCTCGCCCGCGACTTCGCCGAGCGCCTCGGCCTCGCCCCGGACCTTGTCCGCGCCGTCGAACTTGCCGGCCGCTTCCACGACATCGGCAAGGCCGAACCGCGCTTCCAGGCCGCTCTGTACGACGGCGATGCCCTGGCCGCCCTTGCCGGCACCCCCCGCGCCAAGTCCGGCCGCGACCCCCGCGACCCAGTCGCCCGCAACGCCCACCGCCTCGCCCAGCTCCCTCCCGGCTTCCGTCACGAAGCCGTCTCCGCCCGCCTCGTCCGCGCCCTCGCCCGGGCCCGCCCCGACCTCTTCGACGGCGTCGACCTCGACCTCGTCCACTACCTCGTCGTCGCCCACCACGGCCGCGGCCGGCCCCTCCTCCCGCCCATCGACGATGCCAACGCGCCCGAGACCACCCTCGACATCGAAGGCGTCACCGTCAGCGTCCCCGGCGAACGATACCAGGTTGACTGGGAGCACCCCGCCCGCTTCGAACAGCTCAACGACCGGTACGGCTGGTGGGGCCTCGCTCTCCTCGAAACCATCGTCCGCCTCGCCGACATGAAGGACTCCGAGCTCGCCGCCGCCCGGGGCTCCGGGGCCGACGCCGGCGAGGTGCCGCCCCTCTCGGCCAGCCCGCTGCCACCCGGAGGCTCCCATGCCTGA
- a CDS encoding DUF1998 domain-containing protein, with amino-acid sequence MRCVNCKAPSSQRGPRRLSLGSDAPPAVIASALFDALPRGEERPRFLAFSDSRQDAAFFAAYLERTYNRTARRRVIYQVLRETWETPGGEGLRLESLGSRLASAMDRAGFFTSDTSALRRKDLAVEWLIAELTAMDERQSLAGVGLAELRLARPGTWTPPRPLLSPPWSLTPEEAWVLLEELLKTLLAAQVVSMPQGVDVSSEIFEPRNKRYAVRQDGPARTAELEILSWVPQHPAINRRLDYLVRIHQAKNPTASVGESKTTARALLQDIWRYLSDQDSPFRSILQPSNEPNHGIVYRLNPNSWEFRPPRALLQCSSCGTIEPAAVAGVCPSFRCSGRLEPASELPLDHYRAMYQEPPLGPMYAEEHTAQWSTQKASEIQGDFVSKNGRVNVLSCSTTFELGVDVGELEVVLLRNVPPSAANYVQRAGRAGRRASSAALIVTFAQLRPHDRQVFAYPLNYVAGKVPAPQIPSGNVPIVRRHVHSVALSRFLRTNYGKSPEWPRVVEKFFGDGAGSPCEEFRQYLLSRDAGLRDELTRIVPPELHEELGVQDWAWAAALADPDPFQSPLARVEREKIADMQQYRRLMDEAAANHRFQQADRYQKVLNTISRAELLGTLASANVLPKYGFPVDVVPLKTAHVSAEVARDIELQRDLRVAVSEYAPGSGVVAAKQFWKSAGLQLLPNRQLPERKYAVCERCNRIYLDPEAGGSCPQCHGQTMNRTFVDPVFGFVAAPPPRKGLGEERPPRIFASRMLFYDFGPQQDRTCVLGPPSAHLVLGRFTRQGSLAVINNAYGRGFRLCHTCGFATAGAAAPTREGNGSHKHPVTGQKCTKTLARVDLGHLFTSDIAEFKFVDQDLAADSARASVLAALREGARRFLKAGDDDLGGLTYLEAGQPVFVLYDNVPGGAGLARSAFEQFACVMREALEVCNCSACGEHSSCYGCLRTYQNQHQHDQLDRTIAQEVITSALERAGSAAAAAS; translated from the coding sequence GTGCGCTGCGTCAACTGCAAGGCGCCGTCGAGCCAGCGCGGGCCCCGGCGGTTGAGTCTCGGCTCCGATGCGCCCCCGGCGGTCATCGCCTCCGCGCTGTTCGATGCCCTGCCTCGCGGCGAGGAACGTCCGCGCTTCCTGGCGTTCTCCGACAGCCGGCAGGACGCCGCATTCTTCGCCGCTTACCTCGAGCGGACCTACAACCGGACCGCCCGGCGGAGGGTCATCTACCAGGTGCTGCGCGAGACCTGGGAAACGCCCGGCGGAGAGGGACTCAGGCTCGAAAGTCTCGGCAGCCGGCTCGCCAGCGCTATGGACCGGGCAGGCTTCTTCACCAGCGACACGTCCGCCCTTCGACGCAAAGATCTGGCCGTCGAATGGCTTATCGCGGAACTCACCGCCATGGACGAGCGCCAGTCGCTCGCAGGCGTTGGCCTGGCCGAACTCAGGCTCGCTCGCCCCGGCACGTGGACCCCGCCCCGGCCGCTCCTCAGCCCGCCCTGGTCGCTGACGCCGGAAGAGGCATGGGTCCTCCTCGAAGAGCTCCTGAAAACGCTGCTTGCCGCGCAGGTGGTCAGCATGCCGCAGGGGGTCGACGTCTCGAGCGAGATTTTCGAACCACGCAACAAGCGCTACGCGGTGCGGCAGGACGGGCCTGCCAGGACAGCCGAACTCGAAATCCTTAGCTGGGTCCCACAGCATCCTGCCATTAACCGGCGCCTCGACTACCTCGTTCGCATCCACCAGGCGAAGAACCCGACCGCCTCCGTCGGCGAGAGCAAAACCACCGCTCGCGCCTTGCTCCAGGACATCTGGCGATACCTGTCAGACCAGGATTCACCGTTCAGGAGCATCCTCCAGCCGTCAAACGAACCGAACCACGGCATCGTCTACAGGCTCAACCCGAACTCCTGGGAATTCCGTCCGCCCCGGGCGCTCCTCCAGTGCTCGTCCTGCGGAACGATCGAGCCGGCAGCCGTCGCCGGCGTCTGCCCGTCATTCCGCTGCAGCGGCCGCCTGGAGCCGGCCTCGGAGCTCCCGCTCGACCACTACCGGGCGATGTACCAGGAGCCTCCGCTCGGCCCCATGTATGCCGAGGAGCACACGGCCCAGTGGTCCACCCAAAAGGCATCCGAAATCCAGGGCGACTTCGTCTCGAAAAACGGCCGCGTCAATGTCCTGAGCTGCTCAACAACCTTCGAGCTGGGCGTCGACGTGGGCGAACTCGAGGTGGTCCTCCTGCGCAACGTGCCGCCCAGCGCCGCGAACTACGTCCAGCGCGCTGGCCGCGCCGGGCGCAGAGCCTCGTCCGCAGCGCTCATCGTCACGTTTGCCCAGCTCCGCCCCCACGACCGACAGGTTTTCGCCTACCCGCTTAACTATGTCGCCGGCAAAGTCCCGGCTCCGCAAATCCCGTCCGGCAACGTTCCCATCGTCCGCCGCCACGTCCACTCTGTCGCGCTCTCCCGCTTCCTCAGGACGAACTACGGGAAATCCCCGGAATGGCCCCGGGTCGTCGAGAAGTTTTTCGGCGACGGCGCAGGCAGTCCCTGCGAGGAGTTCCGCCAGTACCTCCTCTCGCGTGACGCGGGCCTTCGTGACGAACTCACGCGCATTGTCCCGCCCGAACTCCACGAGGAACTCGGCGTCCAGGACTGGGCCTGGGCGGCAGCCCTCGCCGACCCGGACCCCTTCCAGTCGCCGCTCGCCCGGGTTGAGCGGGAAAAGATCGCCGATATGCAGCAGTACCGCCGACTAATGGACGAGGCTGCGGCGAACCACCGCTTCCAGCAGGCCGACCGCTACCAGAAGGTGCTCAACACCATCAGCCGGGCCGAGCTCCTCGGCACCCTCGCCAGCGCCAACGTGCTGCCCAAGTACGGGTTCCCGGTGGATGTCGTGCCGCTCAAAACGGCCCACGTCTCCGCCGAGGTCGCCCGCGACATCGAACTCCAGCGCGACCTCAGGGTCGCCGTCTCTGAGTACGCGCCCGGCTCCGGGGTCGTCGCCGCCAAGCAATTCTGGAAATCCGCCGGTCTGCAGCTGCTCCCCAACCGGCAGCTCCCCGAACGGAAGTACGCGGTCTGCGAACGCTGCAACCGCATTTACCTCGACCCCGAGGCTGGCGGCTCCTGCCCCCAGTGCCACGGGCAGACCATGAACAGGACGTTCGTCGACCCGGTCTTCGGCTTCGTCGCTGCACCCCCGCCGCGGAAGGGCCTCGGCGAGGAACGCCCTCCCCGCATCTTCGCCTCCCGGATGCTCTTCTACGACTTCGGCCCCCAGCAGGACCGCACCTGTGTCCTCGGGCCGCCTTCGGCCCACCTCGTGCTCGGCCGCTTCACCAGGCAGGGCTCACTCGCCGTCATCAACAACGCCTACGGCAGGGGCTTCCGGCTCTGCCATACCTGCGGCTTCGCGACGGCCGGTGCTGCCGCGCCAACTCGCGAAGGCAACGGCAGCCATAAGCACCCCGTCACCGGGCAGAAGTGCACCAAAACGCTCGCGCGGGTCGACCTCGGCCACCTCTTCACCTCCGATATCGCCGAGTTCAAGTTCGTCGACCAGGACCTGGCGGCCGATTCGGCCAGGGCGTCCGTCCTCGCTGCACTCCGCGAGGGCGCCCGGCGGTTCCTCAAAGCCGGCGACGACGACCTCGGGGGTCTCACCTACCTCGAAGCCGGCCAGCCAGTCTTCGTCCTCTACGACAACGTGCCGGGCGGCGCCGGCCTCGCCCGCTCCGCCTTTGAACAGTTCGCGTGCGTGATGCGTGAGGCCCTTGAGGTCTGCAATTGCAGTGCATGCGGCGAGCACAGCTCCTGTTACGGCTGCCTTCGCACCTACCAGAATCAGCACCAGCACGACCAGCTCGACCGCACCATCGCCCAGGAGGTCATCACCTCAGCTCTCGAACGCGCCGGGTCCGCGGCCGCGGCTGCCTCCTGA